TTTTGTAAATGTCGACTaagaaaactattaattttatgaGGTGGTAcctagacttttttttttttttacttaactGGTATCTAAACTTGAAAACATAAGCCAACTTAGTAATATTTTTAGGTACCTAACTAACACTATTAAAATACGCTGGCATGGTGCTGACGTGATATTGATGACCAATAGCATGATGACAGATAGCAGCCTCACACTATTAAACtctttgtatatttaaaatttagtttttgtacttttatttataggaatttaGCCCatctattttttgaatttaaaaattcgGATCCAAATATTTACACCattaaattcttttgttaaattcgttagtgtgacattttgaaatttaaaaaaatatgcgTACTATCCACGTAACTAAAAAAGGGCATTGCAATGGACTTggatttaacaaataattttaacaatgttaacaatttaaaaaaaaatctaataaatgaCATTGTAAAATTGAGGTACCAAATTACATAAGAAAAAAGTtgaagtataaagactaaatcttaaatttgagtGTAGCACAtacatcaaatttgaaatttgaccattgttatataatcttaaatttgagtGTAGCATAAGCATAGGGACTAAAACTGAAATTTAACTAATAAGATAAAAAGGAAGGCTCATATAGATGTATATACTAAAGTAAGAACTTTGACCAAAGGGTTGAGATGGCCGAGTTGGTCTAAGGCGCCAGATTAAGGTTCTGGTCCGAAAGGGCGTGGGTTCAAATCCCACTCTCAACAATTgttttctaattattttgattacatatttatatggttaaaagttatattacttttagttttacaaattttttgaatttttatttattcttttaacaacaattataataatatgtgAAAAGGGATAATGGGCCGTGACAGATTATTAGTTTATTGGATTATGGcactttacaaaaattttaaatttttttattaattttatataaaaaatataaaaatattatcgtaataatataatttattttgtaatcaTTTCTCAATTGAGTTGATATTATGGTTAAATCGTGATATCAATTTAGTTAAGTGTtcaaataatagtatagattcCAAGCTCCGCAACAAGACGAGAGAGTAGGATATAATCCAGTTGAGTTCAAGTTGTACAAGGTCCTACATTATGTGTCTTATTTTTTGTGTGAAATTAATCCTTGTACTATAATTTGACCCTTTTTAATCTTCTGTATTTTAAAAGGTGTATTTTCAATCCTAATGCTACCACTTTTTATTAATTCCatcaaataatttgatataattttttaaataaaatttacaataacatgtcatttaaaaaaatttacgtATGCAACatcaaaacatgttttttttaacattaattttattatatgttctTATCATATCTGTTCTTTATGATACAAAGCTCAGAACTATCTATAGCCCCtctccaacccttaaatagaaggataatgcgctttagcCCACTCGAAGCCCCtctccaacccttaaatagaaggataatgcgtTTTAGCCCACTCGAACCAGCGTCCTTCTGCATGTACTGACAACAATGTCGATACCAATCAAGCCAAAACTCAACTAGCAACATCAAAACATGTATCACGTAAAATTATTTGacataattaacaaataaaagttGAGATTGAAATTAAGTATACACATTtcaaaaaatagcaaaataaatatgcctagttatatagtaaatggattaaatgtttagaatttcattaaaaggaaaaaaaaaaaacttcttaGACTAAAAACTCTAcgtaaaaaagataaaatttctccataaacttatatatatttttatttatttcgttTTATATAACTGTAGCATTacgatttttagtttttgttttttgatacaatacctAAAACTACTCATAGCTCCTCatcaacccttaaataagaaGTTAATGTGCTTCAGCACACTTAAATCAATGTCCGATCTTATACTAGCAATAATACCGATGTCAAttgagctaaaactcaatcaacaacttatagtttaattaagtgaaaagtaAATCTTCAAAATGAGAAAAACAACAAAGTCAACTTGAGGGGGACAATGCAACTAGaattacatatttatacatgcatacatataaatgggtatataattgaaatattcTCTGTCCGTTTGACCGTCCATAGAGACTAATTTTTTGGGGTCCGAGGTTGGACAATAATGTTGTCCCTAAAGTGAGGTTGGACAATAATATTGTCCCTAAAGTTTGAACTTAAGTTCTCTTATTAAGAATATAATGTACATTACCACTACACTCAATATTTATtcgattatatatatttttgttgcatGTGCATCCATGtataaaactttcaaacttcaaaaaGCAATTTTGTGGCTAAAAACTATTGCTGGCTTTGTTGATGATTCCCTTGCCAAGTCCAAACTATATCTTTCAATGACGGTTTCAATTCTTGGTCACAAAATTCCTTGTACTCCAAGGTATCTCCGGCTGTTTTGTTCAGCTCCACCACATGAAACGATGGTGTAATCTCGAAGATCTCGGCATCGATCCCAAGTTGTCCCTTTCGTCCTTCTTTTATCCCTTGTAGTCGTACCTTTCCGTCCCCATTTTGGATGTTGAAACTCTCACTCCGGGCTATTTGTTTGAACTTCGAGACAATGTCGTTAGCAGGTTTTCGGGTTGTGAACCGAGAAGGGTTCCGTTGGTTAGGGTCTTGTTCAAAGAGAGCGGACAGGTCAAAACCCTGGGAGAGGGATATGATATCGAACGCATTGAAAACGCTCGGCCTGATAGGACTCATCGGATTTGGCGTCACCGTTGTTGATTCATCCTCAGAACTGGTCTCCCAGCCCGAGAACGAAGACACCGATGACGACGAGTCGAATGCTGCCTGGACGTCACTGATTACTAAATCGAACTTTTTAGGGTTTGGCGATAGTGGCGGCGTGTCAATCTTTTTAAACCCCTTCTTAAACCAAACGTTATCCATCAGCTTCTCCACCGTGATTCGTTGGTTCGGGTTCGGATCAAGGATCCGAGAAAGAAGCTTTCGAACCTCTGGTGGTAACCATTGTGGACACTTAAAGTCTCCTCTACAAATCTTCTTATACATTTCCATCAAATTCTGATCATGAAAAGGTAGAAACCCCGCCATAAGAACATAAAGAATAACCCCACAAGACCAAATATCCGCCTTAGCACCATCATACCCTTTCTTATTTATAACCTCCGGTGCCACATACGCCGGAGTCCCACAAGTCGTATGTAAAAGCCCATCTTGCCAACAAGATTCCGTCAATGCACTCAACCCAAAATCCGAAACTTTCAAATTCTCATTCTCATCCAACAAAAGATTCTCCGGTTTCAAATCACGGTGATAGACGCCACGACTATGACAAAAATCCACCGCCGCCAccaattgttgaaaataatGGCGAGCCACATTTTCTTTAAGTTTCCCTTTAGCCACTTTATTGAAAAGCTCGCCGCCTCGGACGTATTCCATAACGAAATAAATCTTCGATTTACTCGCCATTACCTCGTACAATTGAACAACATTTGGATGTTTAATGATTCTCATGACGGCGATTTCACGTTTCGTTTGATCGATTAAACCACCTTTCATTATCTTCTCTTTGTCAATGATTTTAATGGCGCAGCTTTGTCCGTTCGTCAAATTCCTCGCGTAATAAACCTTAGCGAACGTCCCTTGGCCGAGTAATCTCCCGAGTTCGAATCTTTGCATTAAAACAGTCCCTTTCTTCTCcataatttcaaacaaaactctatattaactaaaaaaaacaatgaataaTTAACAAACAAGTagaatcctttttttttttaaaaacatagaaaagagGTGATGAGAGAAAGGGGCTGattcaatactttttttttctttgttgaaaaTATTCCCACCTTGAAAAATGGTCGAGAAAATTTGGGTTATTCTATGTAAGAAATTTTCCGGGGAAAAAAATGGCATTCACCGTTGAAACCAGTTTAcgaaaaatagtaaatatttgGTTGGAACGTCTATATATAGTTAAAAGAGAAGCTGATAATTTGGATCGAAGATCCAACGGTTGggatatttttggttttttatttttattttcatgaaggATTATATATATGGGAAATGCTAACAATATGCTTAAAAAAAGAGGTAAATTACACTTGAGATCACTAAATAtcagtaaatttatattttagtcattaaattttaaaaagttacaaagtggtcattaaattatttaaattcttttagttAAGTCACTTATctatttaaaagtaataaaataacaaaacctaACCTTTAtctaaataaacatttttattaaaaaacctAACATTTGtctaaataaacaattttttaaaatataatcaaagattaattataattattacataCATTCATAaaaacttagaattattatatttttgggtttcgagtttaaagtttattgtttaagatttagagtttaagtttagggtttatggttatATCGAGCTCGtgttttgaattttgtatttatgtttaaataaagttatCGGTGTTTATCTATAAGtcatccataatttttttatttcatcaggttttgaaaatatttttcaaaaaatacacATCAAAGTTATTGaatactttttatttacttgaaaaattattttttaaatatttataaaaatactttaaaattttatcaaataatattcaaaatccATAAAACAAAGttcattttgtcaaaataaataaataaaaattaaaaacaaaagtcaatatgaaaaataaaacccGAACCAAATTATGATGTACAGttcaaaaatccaaaaactTGATTTAACTAAACGATATTACCCTTCATTGACGATATATAGGACTTTTACATTGACGGTGCATCAAAtattcactatttatttatttttaatcaatattattaaaattgaggTCATTTGTGgagaatattaatttatttatttttaataaagaccattataattaaatattattatcttaatatatttttgtatatcatattatatatttatataaattttaatatttatttgttttattatttaagagtTTGATCGAGTTAGTGTTACTCATAAACCGCAACTCAACTCATttgtgaaataataaaataaaaattattattttacaaatcaaccaaaaatattttaaaagtatttttaactttttctctTACAagtataatttagttttttaatcaaaattcttttatcttaatatatttttgtgtatcatattaatatatttatataaattttaatatttatactattatttaaaagttcGATTGAGTTACTATCATCCATCAATTAGGTCTAGAGTTGTCCATGGACTAGGACAGGCCCtaacaaatttttaggcccgATTGATTGGTTTGGGCCCAAAAAATAGGCCtaaatttttgcccaaacttGGCTCGGATAAAAAAGCTAAAACTCGAGCCCGACCCGGCCTggccgtattaattttttaatttttattttttgtataaaaaattaaaaaatataaaatacaccaaatatactaaaaaaagattaaaataaatgtttcccaacaaattgaaaatagattaaaaaaataatctttatacttaaataacactaagataaataacaacttaacaagcaaacaCCTCtaaaatgatagcaaaattaacaataaaataagtgttatacaatatccaaacgttaacaataaaatagtagtaacataatagtgaaatggtagcaaaacaaCGGTAAAAAGTgggaaaacaacaacaaaccatgggaaaatagcaacaaaacaacaaggttattattattattattattacaaatttgGGTTGGGCCCGAGTTAAGAAAACCTTACCTAaagcccgacccattttttaaacgagtcttattttttgcccaagcccattttcTGGGCCTAtgtttttgcccaaaccctctcatTTTTCAGGCGAGCCTTGGCCCGACTCATGGACAACTCTAACTAGGTCCCAACTCAACTGTGAAATTATCCAAACCCgactatttttacaaaacaataaatattatttcgaGAACATTTTTATCTTTCTCATACAtgtatactttaattttttttaatcaagattattataattaaaaaaattatattaatgtattttatgtatcatatatatattgatataacTTTTTATATCTACACTATTATTTAAGAGTTTGATTGAGTTAGTATCACTCATCAACTGGGTCCTAACTCGATTATGAAATTAAGAAACTCATTATTTGTATAAAAcaacatatattattttgaagacattttgtcttttcttatataaaatctagaaaaatgaATACATATGATAGGATTTAAACCCGAGCATTATGATATTCACTCTTAACTTTATTATTTCAACCAACgtcacatttaattttatattactttttgataatttaatacACGAGTTTTTCACCTATATCATTAATGTCCCATAATCTATTCCAGATAAttcacaatatatatatattcatgttttATATTGCAGTTTTGTTTCacacttaaaatatatttttttgtcgattaagtcttaactcgattgaaaTGGACATTGTTGCCAATTTAGGAGGACATGGGTTTGAGTGTACTGAAgcgcattattctcctatttataggttggggaGGAAATATAGGTAGTTATAAgaattgtgtcaaaaagaacagatatgatcaagatctataataaaattattttaaaaaaatattttttgcatGTTAGAAATAATGTTGGGTGGACCATTATCCATGGTTTGGAATGTAGGTTTACCATGTGGGTGAGTTAGGCCAAATGACCCACATACACAAGATATTAGCCACAAATTCAAGTTGGGTTTGTCTTGGAGCTGACCCTTCATAATATAAGGCTAAACTACtttaaaaaaaccaataatATAAGGATAAGCTAGACttaaaatcactaaattattaataaatttatgttttagttacttaattttaaaaagttataaaatgatcactgaactattcgaaaatttttatttaagccattaggctgttaaattttttttttcaaagtttgGCTAGCAAACTCCAAGTAATGATTCGACGATTGGTACAATGGGTTAATATCCATCGACGAGTTGAATAAATCGATACATAAGCTAGCTAAATCGAGCTCTCAtgatcataaatttataaaatttataagaaaatgacttgattttctTACTAAAGATGATGGTCGAATGCTGAAATGGTTTAAagggtttttctttcttttggacggtaggaaataaaatgaagaagatgacaatTCTACGTCCACTAACTTTAGTTTATATaccttaattataatttaatggcttaagggtgtaaaaagctctcaaattaaaaaaaaaaaaccaatttagCATTACTTTTTTTCCACTCAATTGAGTACTTGAACtattaaaatgcatcaaaaagacccttTGACCGTTCCCTAATCTTTCAGTTAAAACCACCACGTATCACAACCAGGCGTGACATGtgacaaaaaatgataaaaaataaaaatcaataaaagttataaaaattattaaattttaaaaaatatttaaaagttattaaaattagaaaaaaagttataaaaatcgtaaaaattataaaatatatagaaatatagaaaaaaaagctataaattttataaagtcgtaagaaaattataaataatataaataaatataaatttgtaaaaaaattataaaaggatcttttgatgcattttggtg
This genomic stretch from Gossypium raimondii isolate GPD5lz chromosome 6, ASM2569854v1, whole genome shotgun sequence harbors:
- the LOC105771556 gene encoding CBL-interacting serine/threonine-protein kinase 20 — encoded protein: MEKKGTVLMQRFELGRLLGQGTFAKVYYARNLTNGQSCAIKIIDKEKIMKGGLIDQTKREIAVMRIIKHPNVVQLYEVMASKSKIYFVMEYVRGGELFNKVAKGKLKENVARHYFQQLVAAVDFCHSRGVYHRDLKPENLLLDENENLKVSDFGLSALTESCWQDGLLHTTCGTPAYVAPEVINKKGYDGAKADIWSCGVILYVLMAGFLPFHDQNLMEMYKKICRGDFKCPQWLPPEVRKLLSRILDPNPNQRITVEKLMDNVWFKKGFKKIDTPPLSPNPKKFDLVISDVQAAFDSSSSVSSFSGWETSSEDESTTVTPNPMSPIRPSVFNAFDIISLSQGFDLSALFEQDPNQRNPSRFTTRKPANDIVSKFKQIARSESFNIQNGDGKVRLQGIKEGRKGQLGIDAEIFEITPSFHVVELNKTAGDTLEYKEFCDQELKPSLKDIVWTWQGNHQQSQQ